In Stutzerimonas stutzeri, a genomic segment contains:
- a CDS encoding L-talarate/galactarate dehydratase: protein MYSPDRITWIGLRAVELPLAHAVSDAKVATGRQAALTSVSLLFAEIQTAQGHAGIGFSYSLRTGGPAQYAHAQELAPLLIGEDPNDIARLWNKLAWASASVGRGGVAAQAIAAIDTALWDLKARRAALPLSKLLGAQRGSVRCYNTSGGYLQASTEELIDKATQSRERGIGGVKMKVGQPDRRLDLQRVEAVRKHLGDEVPLMVDVNQQWDRTTALRMGRVLEQYQLEWIEEPLDAHDVAGHAVLAAQLDTPIGTGEMLTSAAEALGYVDTGAVDVIMHDAPRMGGITPFLKVAQAAEQRGMIMAPHFVMEIHLHLAAAYEHPTWVEHFEWLEPAFNERLEIRDGHMIVPDRPGLGLSLHERVAGWTLAKMEIGKRG, encoded by the coding sequence ATGTACAGTCCCGATCGCATTACCTGGATCGGCCTGCGTGCGGTAGAACTGCCGCTGGCGCATGCCGTCAGCGATGCCAAAGTGGCAACCGGCCGGCAAGCCGCATTGACATCGGTCAGTCTGTTATTTGCCGAAATTCAAACCGCACAGGGGCATGCCGGCATAGGCTTCAGCTACAGCCTGCGCACCGGAGGGCCGGCACAATATGCCCACGCCCAGGAACTCGCACCGTTGCTGATCGGTGAAGACCCCAACGACATTGCCCGACTATGGAACAAGCTGGCCTGGGCAAGTGCTTCGGTAGGGCGGGGCGGCGTCGCGGCGCAGGCCATTGCCGCGATCGACACCGCCTTATGGGACCTCAAGGCACGGCGCGCGGCATTGCCGCTATCCAAACTGTTAGGTGCGCAGCGCGGCTCGGTGCGCTGCTATAACACCTCTGGCGGCTATCTGCAGGCCTCGACTGAAGAGCTCATCGACAAGGCGACGCAGTCTCGCGAGCGCGGCATTGGCGGCGTGAAGATGAAGGTCGGGCAACCGGACAGGCGACTCGATCTCCAGCGCGTCGAGGCCGTGCGCAAGCATTTGGGCGATGAAGTGCCACTGATGGTGGATGTCAACCAGCAGTGGGATCGCACCACCGCGTTACGCATGGGACGCGTGCTGGAGCAGTACCAGTTGGAATGGATCGAAGAGCCGCTCGATGCGCATGACGTTGCGGGGCACGCCGTTTTGGCCGCGCAACTGGATACGCCCATCGGTACCGGCGAGATGCTTACCAGCGCCGCCGAGGCCTTGGGCTATGTCGATACTGGCGCGGTCGATGTGATCATGCACGATGCGCCGCGCATGGGCGGCATCACGCCGTTTCTGAAGGTCGCCCAAGCAGCCGAACAACGAGGCATGATCATGGCGCCGCATTTCGTCATGGAAATCCATTTGCACCTGGCGGCTGCTTACGAGCACCCGACCTGGGTAGAACATTTCGAGTGGTTGGAGCCGGCCTTCAACGAACGGTTGGAAATACGCGACGGCCACATGATCGTGCCAGATCGGCCAGGCCTGGGCCTGAGCCTGCACGAGCGGGTGGCTGGCTGGACGCTGGCAAAGATGGAAATAGGTAAGCGCGGCTGA
- a CDS encoding tripartite tricarboxylate transporter TctB family protein produces the protein MDTYKRKELLVGALMLGAGLFYLFLTINLPRKGFIDASTVPYVLSVGLCLLGILQLLTATKATQPQADPDADADPSAGTPPDYPTVFKTLGLIAVYVALLQKIGFPIMTVLYLYAQFIVITPREQKINHISYIVIAVVTSAAIFFIFRQGFDLMLPTGFLKF, from the coding sequence ATGGATACCTACAAGAGAAAGGAGTTACTGGTCGGAGCCCTGATGCTGGGTGCCGGCCTGTTCTACCTGTTCCTGACCATCAACCTTCCGCGCAAAGGTTTCATCGACGCTTCTACCGTTCCCTATGTGTTGTCCGTCGGGCTCTGCCTGCTGGGCATCCTGCAATTGCTGACGGCCACCAAGGCGACGCAACCACAGGCTGATCCCGATGCGGATGCCGACCCATCTGCAGGAACGCCGCCTGACTATCCCACAGTGTTCAAAACGCTCGGGCTGATCGCTGTATATGTCGCGCTGCTGCAAAAGATCGGCTTTCCGATCATGACCGTCCTTTATCTGTATGCACAGTTCATCGTGATCACACCGCGCGAACAGAAGATCAACCACATCTCCTATATCGTCATCGCAGTCGTGACCTCCGCTGCGATCTTCTTCATCTTCCGGCAGGGCTTCGATCTGATGCTCCCGACCGGCTTTCTGAAATTCTAG
- a CDS encoding LysR family transcriptional regulator, with protein sequence MFDLAQLRCFTALATELNFRRAAERLHMTQPPLSRQIQLLEHQLGIALFTRNTRAVALTAAGRAFFVEAQALLEQAHRAAQTARLIAFGESGTVSIGFVASAVYDFLPRVVAQARRDRPGVQIALQEMTTFEQLQALRMRRIDLGIVRAPLNQPGLISERLVCEPFILAVHDEHPLARLEPLELAALHGQSFILYSHAAWQPFNELLTGMFRSSGVQPDYVQSLGNTLTILSLVNVGMGLALVPRSASAVSFERVRWRALELPSGVHSELHLAWRDDNDNPAVAALREAVRHAASEPAQAR encoded by the coding sequence ATGTTCGACCTGGCGCAACTGCGATGCTTTACCGCTCTCGCGACGGAGTTGAATTTTCGTCGCGCCGCCGAGCGCCTGCACATGACCCAGCCGCCGCTGAGCCGGCAGATCCAGCTGCTAGAGCACCAACTGGGCATCGCCTTGTTCACCCGCAATACCCGGGCAGTGGCCTTGACCGCCGCGGGTCGTGCTTTCTTCGTCGAAGCCCAGGCGCTGCTCGAGCAAGCCCACCGAGCGGCGCAGACCGCACGTCTGATTGCGTTCGGCGAAAGCGGGACCGTAAGCATCGGCTTCGTCGCCAGTGCGGTTTATGACTTCTTGCCTCGGGTGGTGGCACAAGCCAGGCGCGACCGCCCCGGTGTGCAGATTGCGCTCCAGGAGATGACCACGTTCGAGCAGCTTCAGGCCCTGCGTATGCGGCGCATCGACCTGGGCATCGTGCGGGCGCCGCTGAACCAGCCGGGCCTGATCAGCGAGCGCCTCGTATGCGAGCCCTTCATTCTGGCCGTGCACGACGAGCATCCGTTGGCACGACTCGAACCGCTTGAACTGGCCGCATTGCACGGCCAGTCGTTCATCCTTTATTCGCATGCCGCCTGGCAGCCGTTCAATGAGCTGCTCACCGGCATGTTCCGCTCCAGCGGCGTGCAACCAGACTACGTACAGTCGCTTGGCAACACCTTGACCATCCTGTCACTGGTCAACGTCGGCATGGGCCTGGCATTGGTGCCTCGCAGCGCCAGTGCGGTGAGCTTCGAGCGGGTGCGTTGGCGGGCGCTCGAGCTGCCATCAGGTGTACACAGCGAGTTGCATCTGGCCTGGCGCGACGACAATGACAACCCCGCTGTCGCCGCGCTTCGCGAAGCGGTGCGGCACGCAGCCAGCGAGCCCGCTCAGGCGCGCTGA
- a CDS encoding tripartite tricarboxylate transporter permease, which translates to MFELLQAGFGAVFSPYIFILITLGVAVGIVFGAVPGLSATMAIALCLPLTYTMGPAAGLSLLVALFIGATSGGLISAILLKIPGTPASIATTFDGGPMMEKGEGLKALGIGVVFSFIGTVFSIIALMSIAPSLAKIALRFGPHEYFSIAIFSLTLIATLSTGSLLKGIYAGTLGFAFSTVGIAPVDAIRRFTFDSPNLNGGFAMLTVMIGMFAVAEVIKIAETGRAAHKSKIASVSMKGVKGFGFSLKEFFGQIPNAFRSSLIGIGIGILPGIGAGTSNIVSYIIAKKRSKHPEMFGKGAVEGVVASETANNAGIGSAMIPLMTLGIPGDTVTAILLGGFMIHGIQPGPLLFISQGALVYTIFAALILASVMMLVLEFYGLRIFIKLLAVPKHILLPIILVLCVVGAFGLSSRVFDVWTILLFGLIGYGFVKGGMPAAPFIIGFILGPMAETNLRRGLMLSDGHFMGFLTNPISAAFLALALLSVLWHLFSALRGRKSAVEKLQRA; encoded by the coding sequence ATGTTCGAACTTCTGCAGGCCGGTTTCGGTGCGGTTTTCTCTCCGTATATCTTCATCCTGATCACCCTTGGCGTCGCCGTCGGCATCGTCTTTGGCGCTGTCCCCGGGCTCTCGGCGACCATGGCCATCGCTTTGTGTTTACCGCTGACCTACACGATGGGGCCAGCCGCAGGCTTGTCGCTGTTGGTCGCTCTGTTCATCGGCGCGACATCCGGTGGCCTGATCTCGGCCATTCTGCTGAAGATCCCAGGCACTCCAGCATCTATTGCCACGACGTTCGACGGCGGGCCGATGATGGAAAAAGGCGAAGGTCTGAAGGCGCTCGGCATCGGCGTGGTGTTTTCCTTCATCGGTACCGTGTTCAGCATCATCGCACTGATGTCCATCGCGCCCTCGCTGGCCAAGATAGCCTTGCGCTTCGGGCCGCACGAGTATTTCTCCATTGCGATTTTCTCGCTGACGCTGATCGCCACACTGTCCACCGGTTCGCTGCTCAAGGGCATCTATGCAGGGACCCTGGGTTTCGCATTTTCCACCGTCGGCATCGCACCCGTCGACGCCATCCGCCGCTTCACCTTCGACTCGCCCAACCTCAACGGCGGTTTCGCGATGCTGACGGTGATGATCGGCATGTTCGCCGTGGCCGAAGTGATCAAGATTGCTGAGACAGGCAGGGCCGCGCACAAGAGCAAGATCGCGTCGGTAAGCATGAAGGGCGTCAAGGGCTTCGGATTTTCCCTGAAGGAATTCTTCGGACAGATTCCCAATGCCTTTCGCTCTTCGCTGATCGGCATCGGGATCGGCATCTTGCCGGGCATCGGGGCTGGCACCTCGAACATCGTCTCCTACATCATCGCCAAGAAGCGCTCCAAGCATCCCGAGATGTTCGGCAAGGGTGCGGTCGAAGGCGTGGTCGCCAGTGAAACCGCTAACAACGCCGGCATCGGCAGCGCGATGATTCCGCTGATGACCCTCGGTATTCCCGGGGATACCGTGACGGCGATTCTGTTGGGTGGCTTCATGATCCACGGCATCCAGCCCGGCCCGCTGTTGTTCATCAGCCAGGGCGCGTTGGTCTACACCATCTTCGCGGCGCTGATCCTGGCCTCAGTGATGATGCTGGTGCTGGAGTTTTATGGACTGCGGATCTTCATCAAGCTGCTGGCGGTGCCTAAGCACATCCTGCTGCCGATCATCCTTGTACTGTGCGTGGTCGGCGCGTTCGGCCTGAGCAGTCGCGTGTTCGATGTCTGGACCATCCTCTTGTTCGGCCTAATCGGCTATGGCTTCGTCAAAGGCGGTATGCCCGCAGCGCCGTTCATCATCGGTTTCATTCTCGGACCGATGGCCGAGACTAACCTGCGTCGCGGCCTGATGCTGTCTGACGGTCACTTCATGGGCTTTCTCACGAACCCCATCTCGGCTGCTTTCCTGGCGCTGGCCCTGCTGTCGGTGCTCTGGCATCTGTTCAGCGCATTGCGCGGTCGTAAGAGCGCAGTGGAAAAGCTGCAGAGGGCTTGA
- a CDS encoding L-talarate/galactarate dehydratase yields MNDTPTIICADEDRIAWLRLRSVALPLANPISDAKVLTGRQKPMTEIAILIAEIETRDGHQGLGFSYSKRAGGAGQFAHALEVAPNLIGENPSDISKLWDKLCWAGASVGRSGVATQAIGAFDVALWDLKARRAGLSLARLLGAQRDSVRCYNTSGGFLHTPLDQLLKNTDVSREKGIGGIKLKVGQPDWALDLHRVGTVRQHLGEAFPLMVDANQQWDRPMARRMCRRLEPFDLVWIEEPLDCYDAEGHAELVRQFDTPIATGEMLTSPAEHWEFIRQRAADFLMPDAPRVGGITPYLRIQTLAEQAGMTLAPHFAMELHVHLAATHIREPWVEHFEWLEPLFEERLEIRDGRMLVPNRPGLGLSLSERVAGWTVQQAEVGQRA; encoded by the coding sequence ATGAACGACACGCCCACAATCATCTGTGCCGACGAAGACCGTATCGCCTGGTTGCGCCTGCGCTCGGTGGCACTGCCGCTCGCCAACCCGATCAGCGATGCGAAGGTGCTCACCGGCCGGCAGAAGCCGATGACCGAAATCGCCATTCTGATCGCTGAGATCGAGACCCGCGATGGCCATCAAGGACTTGGCTTCAGTTACTCCAAGCGCGCCGGGGGCGCGGGGCAGTTTGCCCATGCTCTGGAGGTGGCGCCCAACCTGATCGGTGAAAACCCCAGCGACATCTCCAAGCTATGGGACAAGCTGTGCTGGGCAGGCGCTTCGGTAGGTCGCAGCGGCGTCGCGACTCAAGCGATCGGCGCCTTCGACGTGGCGCTGTGGGATCTCAAAGCACGTCGTGCGGGGCTGTCGCTGGCGCGCCTGCTCGGTGCCCAGCGAGACTCGGTGCGCTGCTACAACACGTCTGGTGGTTTTTTGCACACACCGCTGGATCAATTGCTGAAAAACACCGATGTGTCGCGAGAGAAGGGCATCGGCGGGATCAAGCTCAAAGTCGGCCAGCCGGACTGGGCGCTGGACCTGCATCGGGTCGGCACGGTGCGCCAACACTTAGGCGAGGCGTTTCCACTGATGGTCGATGCCAACCAGCAATGGGATCGGCCGATGGCTCGGCGCATGTGTCGGCGCCTGGAGCCTTTCGATCTGGTGTGGATCGAGGAACCACTGGACTGTTACGACGCCGAGGGGCACGCCGAGCTGGTGCGCCAGTTCGACACGCCAATCGCGACGGGCGAGATGCTCACCAGCCCGGCTGAGCACTGGGAGTTCATTCGTCAGCGTGCTGCCGACTTTCTGATGCCGGACGCCCCACGCGTCGGCGGGATCACGCCCTATCTCCGGATACAGACCCTGGCCGAGCAGGCGGGCATGACATTGGCGCCGCACTTCGCCATGGAGCTGCATGTGCACCTAGCAGCGACCCATATTCGTGAGCCTTGGGTCGAGCATTTCGAATGGCTGGAGCCCTTGTTCGAGGAGCGACTGGAGATTCGTGATGGACGGATGCTGGTGCCTAACAGGCCCGGGCTGGGCTTGAGCCTGAGCGAGCGGGTGGCCGGTTGGACGGTGCAACAGGCCGAAGTGGGTCAGCGCGCCTGA